The DNA segment GGCCACTGGCTGGCACCACTCGATCTGGTGCCCCGAGTGCTGCTCAGCACCCTGGCCCTGACGCCGGTGATGGTCTACCTGTTCATCCCGTTGTCGACCCGTCTGCTGGCCCCCTGGCTGCACCCGGCGCCGGCCAACGCCAGCCAACCGGCACGCGGGCTGCGCAGCCGCTGAGGCACGCCACGCAAGAGGCAGACAGTTCGGGTATGCTGGGGCATCACTGCACGCACAGACAAGTAGACCGCCCCGAACATGAATAGCCCTATCCTCGTAACCGGAGCCAGCCAACGCGTAGGGCTGGCCCTGGCGCTTGAACTGGCACAGGCCGGCCATACGGTGGTCAGTGCCAGTCGCAGCATTCTTGCCCAGTCGGCGCACCCGAACATCGTCCAGTTTCGCGCCGACCTCTGCCAGCAGGCCGACCGCCAGGCGCTGATCGAGCACCTGCACACCCACTACGACGGGCTGCGAGCGATCATCCACAACGCCTCGGTGTGGCTCGATGACGGCCTGGACAACCTCGACATGATGTTCCGCCTGCATGTCGAGGCGCCCTACCACCTCAACCTGGCCCTGGGTGAACTGCTGGCCAAGGTCGACAAGGCCGATATCATTCACATCTGCGACGAAACCTCCTCACGCGGCAGCAAGAGCCACATCGGCTACGCCGCGACCAAGGCCGCGCTGCAGAACATGGTGCTGTCGTTTGCCCAGAAATACGCGCCCAAGGTGCGCGTCAACGGTATCCTGCCGGGCTTGCTGATCCTCAAGGAAGGTGGCGACGAAGCCTACCGCCAGCAAACCTTGAAAAAAGCCCTGCTGGAGTTCGAACCCGGCGCCGGGCCGCTGATCGAGGCGGTCAAATACCTGCTCGATAGCCAGTACAGCACTGGCAGCCAGGTGGTCATCAATGGTGGCCGCCATCTGAAGAATCGCATGACCTGAGGGAAGCTCCCATGACCGCGCAACAACAACTCGAACTCGAAGCCGCCGCGTTCCGGCGCCTGGTCGAACACCTGCAAAAACGTACCGACGTGCAAAACATCGACCTGATGAACCTCTCCGGTTTCTGCCGTAACTGCCTGTCCAAGTGGTACAAGGCCGCAGCCGACGAGCAGCAGATAGAGCTGAGCATGGATGACGCCCGCGAAGCGGTGTACGGCATGCCCTATGCCCAGTGGAAAGCCCAATACCAGAAAGAAGCCAGCGCCGAGCAGCAAGCGGCGTTCGAACAAGGAAAACCTCGTGACTGATCTGAACACCCTGCGCGCCAGCCTTGCCAGCGGCGAACACGTTTTTGCCGATACCCTGGCGTTCATTGCCGAGCACTACAGCTACCAGCCTCAAGCGTTCAGCAATGGCGGCGTGGAGAACGCTGCCGGGCAAAACGAAGGCTCCTGCAAGACCCTGGGCCTGGCATTGCTCGAAGGCCTGAGCGACCAAGAGGCGCTGCTGGCGTTTGGTGAGCACTACCGCAGCGTAGTGGCCACGCCCGATGGCAGCGACCACGGCAATATCCGCGCGCTGATCGCCCATGGCTTGGCCGGGGTCAAGTTCGCTGAGCAGCCGCTCAAGCGTCTGGCCTGATCCACTTCGCGGCAAATCCCGCTCCAACAGTGCTCTGTAGGAGCGGCGGTGCGCCGCTGCGACTTGCCCGCAAAGAGGCCAGACCTACCTCCATCAGCTGATGATCTGCCCCGGCACCTCAGCCCCCAGCTGCCCCTGCCCTAACCACCTCAGGGCAATCGGCCACAGCGCCTCGCGAAAACGATCGTGAAAAAACGCAAAATGGCCAATCTCATCCACTGAGATATCCCCAGGCGCCACCCGCAGATGCAGCCGCTCGGCGTGGGTCAGATACCCCAGCAGGCGCTCAGTCGCCGCCACCGTACCAAACGGATCATCGGTCAGGCTGATTGCCAATGTGGCCGCCCGCACCTGGGCAAACGGCAAGCTGGCGAGCGAGCGGCCACTGGGCCGGTGCTCAAAGCGCGGCGTACGCGTACTCCAGTCATCCACCACCCCTGCCGGGGTATCCTCCAGCCAGCCCAGGCGCTTGCCCGGGAAATAGCCGTAGACCCGCGTCAACAACGGCATCAGCACATGCCACTTGCCAAACAGCTGCCAGCGCTGCTGCGCCGCATAGTCGCGCCAGTAGGCAAACTGCGCGCCGACCATCACCACCCGCCGCACCCGCTCGGCAGACGGCGCCAGGCCAACCGCCCAGCCGCCAAAGCTGTGCCCCACCACATCCACGGGCTGCCCCGCGAACTGCTCGGCTGCGCGCTGCAGCATGGCTTCGAAATCCAATCGCCCCCAGTCGCTCCAAGAAGCACTGAACCCGCGCAACGACGCCGGCCGCGACTCGCCGATACCCCGGTAATCGTAGGTCAGCACATCGAAGCCCTGGGCAAACAGATAATCGGCAAAACGCGAGTAATAACGACAGCGCACCGAGGTTGCGGCATTGATGATCACCAGCGGACGCTGGGGATCGGGCTGGGCATGGCGCCACTGGAAACCGCCGAGGCTGTAACCATCGGCGGCTGGCTGGCGAAAGGCACTGGCGGGTTGAGTGAGGCTGCTCATGGCGCGCTCCCTGCGGCGTCGCGCCTACAGGAAAGGGCGGACACACGAATTGTTGTCCGCCAAAGCTAGCAAAAAATCAGCGCCAAGCCACCCTCTCAGGTCGTCGACAAGGCGCGAGCAACGCCTGGCTTGCGCAGCACTTCCAGGCGCGAACCGTGATAGCGGCTCTCGCGAAACAGTTTGAAGCGGCCGAACAGGCCGTACACATGCATCACCCGGCCCTGCTCGTGGTAACCCATGCGCAGGTGCAGTTTCATCGCCGGCACGTTGTGCGTCTCGACCACATCCACCACCTTGTGGCAGCCCTTCTCGCGCATGGTATTCCACAGTGCGACCTGGGCGGTCACCGATAGCTCACTGCCAAAGTAACGGCGGATCATTTCACCGCCGAACTCGAAGAATTCCCCCGGTTTGACCGGGAAGGTGCAGCCGTAATAGTGCTTGTCGTGATAGTCGACCACGCTGGCCCAGATGAACGCCACGGCATCGCCCTGCTCGTCCAGATACATGTGCCCGGTATGCCCGGCAGCGGCCAGTTCGCGCATGGTTTCAACGCGGTCGCCAAAGTGGCGAGCGAAGGCATCGGCATTGTCGGTGGTGATTTCCACCAAGGTGACCGGCGGGTGCTCTTTAAGCTTGCAAGGGGGGACGGGGCTGATCAAATCGCGTTCCATCCACAGCAGTTCCCAGTGGAAAAACACGTAACGTTCGAACAGCGTCTTGAAGGTGCGCTTGAGACCTTTTCGCCTTATGCGTTCTTGTAGTTTTTGCAGTGCACTCATACCGCCTCCCAGGCCACGGCGAAATTGCCCGGCCAATAACTGCGGTATAGATGGCGGCCATATCAAATGGCCAGCAGATAATGTGTTGCAAGATGTTAACAAGCCCAGGCGGGAACCGTACACCTGTGGAAAACAGGTGCACGGTCAATGGCTTGCTTACAGCTCGACGCAGTCGAACCGTACGT comes from the Pseudomonas urmiensis genome and includes:
- the folM gene encoding dihydromonapterin reductase, producing MNSPILVTGASQRVGLALALELAQAGHTVVSASRSILAQSAHPNIVQFRADLCQQADRQALIEHLHTHYDGLRAIIHNASVWLDDGLDNLDMMFRLHVEAPYHLNLALGELLAKVDKADIIHICDETSSRGSKSHIGYAATKAALQNMVLSFAQKYAPKVRVNGILPGLLILKEGGDEAYRQQTLKKALLEFEPGAGPLIEAVKYLLDSQYSTGSQVVINGGRHLKNRMT
- a CDS encoding HopJ type III effector protein, with protein sequence MTDLNTLRASLASGEHVFADTLAFIAEHYSYQPQAFSNGGVENAAGQNEGSCKTLGLALLEGLSDQEALLAFGEHYRSVVATPDGSDHGNIRALIAHGLAGVKFAEQPLKRLA
- a CDS encoding alpha/beta hydrolase family protein, which gives rise to MSSLTQPASAFRQPAADGYSLGGFQWRHAQPDPQRPLVIINAATSVRCRYYSRFADYLFAQGFDVLTYDYRGIGESRPASLRGFSASWSDWGRLDFEAMLQRAAEQFAGQPVDVVGHSFGGWAVGLAPSAERVRRVVMVGAQFAYWRDYAAQQRWQLFGKWHVLMPLLTRVYGYFPGKRLGWLEDTPAGVVDDWSTRTPRFEHRPSGRSLASLPFAQVRAATLAISLTDDPFGTVAATERLLGYLTHAERLHLRVAPGDISVDEIGHFAFFHDRFREALWPIALRWLGQGQLGAEVPGQIIS
- a CDS encoding DUF1244 domain-containing protein; this encodes MTAQQQLELEAAAFRRLVEHLQKRTDVQNIDLMNLSGFCRNCLSKWYKAAADEQQIELSMDDAREAVYGMPYAQWKAQYQKEASAEQQAAFEQGKPRD
- a CDS encoding N-acetyltransferase, which produces MSALQKLQERIRRKGLKRTFKTLFERYVFFHWELLWMERDLISPVPPCKLKEHPPVTLVEITTDNADAFARHFGDRVETMRELAAAGHTGHMYLDEQGDAVAFIWASVVDYHDKHYYGCTFPVKPGEFFEFGGEMIRRYFGSELSVTAQVALWNTMREKGCHKVVDVVETHNVPAMKLHLRMGYHEQGRVMHVYGLFGRFKLFRESRYHGSRLEVLRKPGVARALSTT